The Lepus europaeus isolate LE1 chromosome 6, mLepTim1.pri, whole genome shotgun sequence genome includes a window with the following:
- the LOC133762489 gene encoding killer cell lectin-like receptor 2 — MDPEMSDQEVTYSALKFPQSSSESQNRLRPDGTRRSGKTDEKEFSVPRHLIAVILGTLCLLLSVAVVVLVTKILQLIQEKHQQQEILGNLTQMYHVVQNDDCLKKQLLANKSLEYDALKNKTLLMENALKSPFLKQNRCNAKKDTFQKSLHNPGKVHEDYWSCYGVHCYYFVLQNKSWTECEQTCQSYGSSLLKIDDEHELAFVQFHIHENIYWIGLSFNEVEWKWKWIDDGTSPGMNFRMMSLPSGRGKCAFLTSTRIEYDDCSKTYSCICKKRINCNFSTTICT; from the exons ATGGATCCAG AGATGAGCGATCAGGAGGTGACTTATTCAGCTTTGAAGTTTCCTCAGTCTTCTTCAGAGTCGCAGAATAGACTAAGACCTGATGGCACTCGAAGGAGTGGAAAAACTGATGAGAAAG agttcTCAGTGCCCAGGCATCTCATTGCAGTGATTCTTGGAACCCTCTGTTTACTTCTCTCAGTGGCAGTCGTAGTGTTGGTGACAAAGA TTTTACAGCTTATTCAAGAAAAGCATCAACAGCAGGAAATTCTAGGAAACCTCACACAAATGTACCACGTCGTGCAAAATGATGACTGCTTAAAGAAGCAGCTCTTGGCAAATAAGTCTTTAGAATATGACGCTCTCAAAAATAAAACCCTTCTAATGGAAAATGCACTGAAGTCACCCTTTTTAAAACAGAATCGATGCAATGCAAAAAAAGATACCTTCCAGAAATCTCTGCACAATCCAG GTAAAGTCCATGAAGACTACTGGTCCTGTTATGGAGTACACTGCTATTATTTTGTTCTGCAAAATAAAAGCTGGACAGAATGTGAACAAACTTGCCAAAGTTATGGTTCCTCCCTTTTGAAGATTGACGATGAACATGAACTG gCATTTGTTCAATTTcatattcatgaaaatatttattggattGGATTGTCATTTAATGAAgtggaatggaaatggaaatggatTGATGATGGCACATCACCTGGAAT GAACTTTAGAATGATGAGTTTGCCTTCTGGGAgaggaaaatgtgcatttttgACCTCAACAAGAATAGAATATGACGATTGCTCTAAAACCTACAGTTGTATCTGTAAAAAGAGAATTAATTGTAATTTCTCTACTACAATATGCACTTAG